One genomic region from Streptomyces sp. NBC_00582 encodes:
- a CDS encoding ABC transporter permease: MRAAEAAELSAGGTERPWMDFRDLWTEALAGVLARPMRSALTTLGTVLGITTLVITIGVSATAGNQIVGRFDALTATSVTVVVPPSADSVPLVDWSGVDAVRRLAGVDSVAALASSTDTASVQVRANDVVAPGDVSGQTVAVFAASPTLPAAVRGTMTVGRFFDGGNIARHDRVAVLGDQAARLLGISSVQGSPAVFLKGQSYTVIGILGEAEREQQLSTAVILPPTTAEDHLGLGEVTRVLINTALGAAKQVAHQAPIALAPGAESALAVTAPSDPVKARTGVQGDVNGLFLVLGLVSLVVGAIGIANVTLVTVMERIGEIGLRRALGASRRQIAGQFLVESTTIGLLGGVIGAALGMVVVVAVSAVRDWTPVLDVRLAFGAPVVGALVGLLAGLYPSLRASRMEPVDALRS, encoded by the coding sequence ATGAGGGCTGCGGAAGCGGCGGAGCTGTCGGCTGGGGGCACGGAGCGTCCCTGGATGGACTTCCGGGACCTGTGGACCGAGGCGCTGGCGGGGGTGCTCGCCCGTCCGATGCGCTCCGCCCTGACCACGCTGGGAACGGTGCTGGGCATCACCACCCTGGTCATCACCATCGGGGTGTCGGCCACGGCCGGCAACCAGATCGTCGGCCGGTTCGACGCCCTCACCGCCACCTCGGTCACGGTGGTGGTACCCCCGTCGGCCGATTCGGTCCCGCTCGTCGACTGGTCGGGGGTCGACGCGGTACGGCGGCTGGCCGGGGTCGATTCGGTGGCGGCGCTCGCCTCCTCCACCGACACCGCGAGCGTCCAGGTGCGTGCGAACGACGTGGTGGCCCCGGGGGACGTCAGCGGCCAGACCGTGGCCGTCTTCGCCGCGTCCCCCACGCTGCCCGCCGCGGTGCGCGGCACGATGACCGTCGGGCGTTTCTTCGACGGCGGCAACATCGCCCGGCACGACCGGGTGGCGGTGCTCGGCGACCAGGCCGCACGGCTCCTCGGCATCAGCTCGGTCCAGGGCTCCCCCGCCGTCTTCCTGAAGGGCCAGTCGTACACCGTGATCGGGATTCTCGGTGAGGCCGAGCGGGAGCAGCAGCTCTCCACCGCGGTGATCCTGCCGCCCACGACGGCCGAGGACCACCTAGGTCTGGGGGAGGTGACCCGGGTGCTGATCAACACCGCGCTCGGTGCGGCGAAGCAGGTGGCCCACCAGGCACCGATCGCGCTGGCTCCCGGTGCCGAGAGCGCCCTCGCCGTCACGGCGCCGTCCGACCCGGTCAAGGCACGCACCGGCGTGCAGGGCGACGTCAACGGACTGTTCCTGGTCCTCGGACTGGTGTCGCTGGTGGTCGGAGCCATCGGTATCGCCAACGTGACGCTGGTGACGGTCATGGAACGGATCGGGGAGATCGGACTGCGCCGCGCCCTCGGCGCCTCCCGACGGCAGATCGCCGGCCAGTTTTTGGTGGAGTCGACGACCATCGGACTGCTCGGCGGGGTCATCGGCGCCGCCCTGGGCATGGTCGTCGTGGTGGCCGTGTCGGCCGTCAGGGACTGGACTCCGGTCCTGGACGTCCGTCTCGCCTTCGGAGCCCCGGTCGTCGGCGCGCTCGTCGGACTCCTGGCCGGTCTCTACCCGTCGCTGCGGGCCTCCCGCATGGAGCCGGTGGACGCTCTGCGCTCCTAG
- a CDS encoding ABC transporter ATP-binding protein, producing MNRGDRATAGPPVSAVPAPDTVIQLVSVDRTFDSEPPVHALRDVNLAVRRGEHLSVVGPSGSGKSTLLNTLGLLDRPTSGAYWLDGVETNTLGDLERTALRGSRIGFVFQSFHLLPYRTVDENVMLAEAYRRPRPGRGRADRRARAEQALERVGLGHRFGFRPDRLSGGERQRVAIARALMSEPALLLCDEPTGNLDSENTESVLGLFDQLSEQGMTLVVITHEEAVSRRADRRVRISDGRLTEEGR from the coding sequence ATGAACCGTGGTGACCGGGCGACGGCCGGCCCGCCGGTGTCCGCCGTACCCGCCCCGGACACGGTCATCCAACTGGTGTCCGTCGACCGGACCTTCGACTCCGAACCGCCGGTCCATGCCCTGCGGGACGTGAACCTGGCCGTCCGGCGCGGCGAGCACCTGTCGGTCGTCGGCCCGTCCGGTTCCGGCAAGTCGACACTCCTCAACACCCTGGGCCTGCTGGACCGCCCCACCTCGGGCGCCTACTGGCTCGACGGGGTGGAGACCAACACGCTCGGGGACCTGGAACGCACCGCGCTGCGCGGCAGCCGGATCGGATTCGTCTTCCAGTCCTTCCATCTGCTGCCCTACCGGACGGTGGACGAGAACGTCATGCTGGCCGAGGCCTACCGCCGGCCGCGCCCCGGACGCGGCCGGGCCGACCGCCGCGCCAGGGCCGAGCAGGCGCTGGAACGGGTGGGCCTGGGGCACCGGTTCGGCTTCCGTCCGGACAGGCTCTCCGGTGGGGAGAGACAGCGGGTGGCCATCGCCCGGGCGCTGATGAGCGAACCCGCCCTGCTGCTCTGCGACGAGCCCACCGGCAATCTCGACAGTGAGAACACCGAGTCGGTTCTGGGCCTCTTCGACCAGTTGTCCGAGCAGGGCATGACCTTGGTCGTGATCACCCATGAGGAGGCGGTCAGCAGGCGGGCCGACCGTCGGGTGAGGATCAGCGACGGACGGCTCACCGAGGAGGGCCGATGA
- a CDS encoding peptidoglycan-binding protein — translation MQRQKGGSSRPRQLGIIVTAVALVGVGGWFAGSQMQSPADAAAARKPPKAGPVTVAVEQRSLTASVVAQGSIEFDSPQSLALAGPVGAPDSGSSDPVAQRVTKAPVAGSEVKEGDVLMQLSGRPVLVLRGSVPMYRTLGPGTSGDDVKQLQRALTRLGFNSGAATGQYGQGVATAVSRWYKSKGFQAQEPSIADKQQLGTLEAAVTAAQQGLLSAQDPSGGTGSGDTGSSATDTSGSGTGSTETSGTGAAGKGGTSGSGTSGKAARLQLKAAQQQLDAANTALSAFQAGYGTKIPAGEVVFLPDLPARLDKVSVKVGDTPTGPIGTVTSSKVVVQAVVQGSDAKLLHEGMTAEVETTDGKKVEGELVALGDDVPKTGSADGTTAQGASGGGSDDASAPVPVQISLPAGKLAKNAGGSAKVTIKVGSSAGKALTVPIAALHTSADGQATVQVRRGGTVVDVSVKAGLSAEGQVEVTPSGAALKAGDQVVIGQ, via the coding sequence ATGCAGCGCCAAAAAGGTGGGAGCAGCCGTCCCAGACAGCTGGGGATCATCGTCACGGCGGTGGCGCTGGTGGGAGTGGGCGGATGGTTCGCCGGATCGCAGATGCAGTCCCCGGCGGACGCGGCCGCCGCCCGCAAGCCACCGAAGGCCGGACCGGTCACCGTCGCGGTCGAGCAGCGGTCGCTGACGGCGAGCGTGGTGGCCCAGGGCTCGATCGAGTTCGACTCACCGCAGAGTCTGGCCCTGGCGGGGCCCGTGGGCGCCCCCGATTCCGGGTCCTCCGACCCCGTCGCCCAGCGGGTCACCAAGGCACCGGTCGCCGGGTCGGAGGTGAAGGAGGGCGATGTGCTGATGCAGCTGAGCGGACGACCGGTGCTGGTGCTGCGCGGATCCGTCCCCATGTACCGCACCCTGGGTCCCGGCACGTCCGGAGACGATGTCAAGCAGCTCCAGCGGGCTCTGACCCGGCTCGGCTTCAACTCGGGTGCGGCCACCGGGCAGTACGGGCAGGGGGTCGCCACCGCGGTGAGCCGCTGGTACAAGAGCAAGGGTTTCCAGGCGCAGGAGCCCAGCATCGCGGACAAGCAGCAGCTGGGGACGTTGGAGGCGGCCGTGACCGCCGCACAGCAGGGCCTCCTCTCGGCCCAGGACCCGAGCGGCGGCACGGGCAGCGGGGACACGGGCAGCAGTGCCACGGACACCAGCGGCTCGGGGACCGGTAGCACGGAGACCAGTGGCACGGGGGCCGCCGGCAAGGGGGGCACCAGCGGCAGCGGCACCAGTGGCAAAGCAGCGAGGCTCCAGCTCAAGGCGGCCCAGCAGCAGTTGGACGCGGCCAACACCGCGCTCTCCGCCTTCCAGGCCGGCTACGGAACCAAGATCCCCGCGGGCGAGGTGGTCTTCCTGCCGGATCTTCCCGCCCGGTTGGACAAGGTGTCGGTGAAGGTCGGTGACACCCCGACCGGACCGATCGGCACGGTGACCAGCTCAAAGGTCGTGGTGCAGGCCGTGGTGCAGGGCAGCGACGCCAAGTTGCTCCACGAGGGCATGACGGCGGAGGTGGAGACCACCGACGGCAAGAAGGTGGAGGGGGAACTGGTGGCACTCGGCGACGATGTGCCGAAGACGGGTTCGGCGGACGGCACGACCGCGCAGGGGGCGTCGGGCGGCGGGAGTGACGACGCGTCGGCTCCCGTACCGGTGCAGATCTCCCTCCCCGCGGGGAAGCTGGCGAAGAACGCGGGCGGTTCCGCGAAGGTGACCATCAAGGTGGGATCGTCGGCCGGCAAGGCGTTGACGGTGCCCATCGCCGCGCTCCACACCTCGGCCGACGGGCAGGCCACGGTGCAGGTCCGGCGCGGCGGCACCGTGGTGGACGTCTCCGTCAAGGCGGGACTCTCCGCGGAGGGGCAGGTCGAGGTCACACCGTCCGGTGCCGCCCTGAAGGCGGGCGACCAAGTGGTGATCGGCCAATGA
- a CDS encoding DUF3152 domain-containing protein, whose product MHSVRERESAPPTGGRHRSSHRRERPRRRGRTALVAGLVTVGLLGSAAFFLDGGRGDTTGAAPHPRGTVRTSPTPTPAPSRTPPSSPTPTPPPSSPAPTSTPTSTRIDVPATGPGTFVTARAGGAKVGRGTRLLRYAVQVETGLDISPDRAANEMADILAAPRGWARNGVSSFQLVGAGQPYDLMVKIATPGTADALCWAGIHQDTHGEYNCEIPDGVVVNLKRWVKGSPTFDGPIHEYRALIVNHEMGHFLDYTHQTCAGPGQLAPVMMQQIKGLHGCVANAWPYDRNGDLVTGPPA is encoded by the coding sequence ATGCATTCGGTACGAGAGCGGGAATCCGCACCGCCCACCGGCGGCCGCCACCGGTCCTCCCACCGCCGGGAACGTCCGCGCCGCCGGGGCCGGACCGCCCTGGTCGCCGGGCTGGTGACGGTCGGTCTGCTGGGCTCCGCGGCGTTCTTCCTGGACGGCGGACGGGGCGACACGACGGGCGCAGCGCCGCACCCGCGCGGCACCGTGCGTACCAGCCCGACCCCCACCCCCGCACCGAGCCGCACCCCACCCTCGAGCCCGACGCCGACCCCGCCGCCGAGCAGTCCGGCCCCGACCTCGACCCCGACCTCCACGAGGATCGACGTTCCCGCGACGGGCCCCGGCACGTTCGTCACCGCGCGGGCCGGTGGCGCGAAGGTCGGTCGGGGGACCCGTCTGCTCCGCTATGCGGTGCAGGTCGAGACCGGCCTCGACATCTCGCCGGACCGGGCGGCGAACGAGATGGCCGACATCCTCGCCGCTCCCCGGGGCTGGGCCCGGAACGGGGTCTCCTCGTTCCAGCTGGTGGGCGCGGGGCAGCCCTATGACCTCATGGTGAAGATCGCGACGCCGGGAACGGCCGACGCCCTGTGCTGGGCGGGCATCCACCAGGACACGCACGGCGAGTACAACTGCGAGATTCCCGACGGGGTGGTGGTGAACCTCAAGCGCTGGGTGAAGGGCTCGCCCACGTTCGACGGTCCGATCCACGAGTACCGGGCCCTGATCGTGAACCACGAGATGGGGCACTTCCTGGACTACACGCACCAGACCTGTGCGGGTCCCGGGCAGCTCGCCCCCGTGATGATGCAGCAGATCAAGGGCCTGCACGGATGCGTCGCCAACGCCTGGCCGTACGACAGGAACGGTGACCTCGTCACCGGACCGCCCGCGTAG
- a CDS encoding helix-turn-helix domain-containing protein, translating to MASLNVGNLGDYLREQRRNAKLSLRQLADAAGVSNPYLSQIERGLRKPSAEVLQQVAKALRISAETLYVRAGILDAERDRDEVETRAVILADPTLTEAQKQALLQIYESFRKENGFETARESRPGDEGDADPQQTAS from the coding sequence ATGGCATCGCTCAACGTCGGCAATCTCGGTGACTACCTGCGCGAGCAGCGGCGCAACGCCAAGCTCTCGCTCCGGCAGCTCGCCGACGCCGCCGGGGTGTCCAATCCCTATCTGAGCCAGATCGAGCGCGGGCTGCGCAAGCCGAGCGCGGAGGTGCTGCAGCAGGTCGCCAAGGCCCTGCGGATCTCCGCGGAGACGCTGTACGTGCGCGCCGGCATCCTCGACGCGGAGCGGGACCGGGACGAGGTCGAGACCCGTGCGGTCATCCTCGCCGATCCCACCCTGACGGAGGCGCAGAAGCAGGCACTGCTGCAGATCTACGAGTCCTTCCGCAAGGAGAACGGATTCGAGACCGCGCGGGAGAGCCGGCCGGGGGACGAGGGCGACGCCGACCCGCAGCAGACGGCCAGTTGA
- a CDS encoding DUF2516 family protein codes for MQGFAGFMSLLSLALIVFSGFALIDAAIRREDGYRAADKQTKPFWMIILGIAFVVNLIFPILSFLPVIGLVATIVYMVDVRPALRALPGGGRTHRGGGSSSDGPYGPYNGGR; via the coding sequence ATGCAGGGGTTCGCAGGGTTCATGTCACTGCTGAGCCTGGCCCTGATCGTGTTCAGCGGCTTCGCTCTGATCGACGCGGCCATCCGCCGCGAGGACGGCTACCGCGCCGCCGACAAGCAGACCAAGCCCTTCTGGATGATCATCCTGGGGATCGCCTTCGTGGTGAACCTGATCTTCCCGATCCTGTCGTTCCTGCCGGTCATCGGCCTGGTCGCGACGATCGTCTACATGGTCGACGTCCGCCCGGCCCTGCGCGCCCTCCCTGGCGGCGGCCGCACCCACCGAGGCGGCGGCTCCAGCAGCGACGGCCCGTACGGCCCCTATAACGGCGGACGGTAA
- a CDS encoding PP2C family protein-serine/threonine phosphatase: MPAPVPRQRAIPAAECGQAQAVPAPGGPSNDVDPPRREAARKDETVRDTATADHDTAHTTLTLLLIEDDPTAAPIVPDLLDSDGKRIRVRTARNLTEAERLLTDDVHCILLDLALPAPGRAAKPGETDEELAVLRHVLRLAPRHAVLALTASGDAERGAEAVRVGAQDYLFRDELDGRLLSRAIRYAVERKRSDTAERRLAEGKLRAQENARLERGLLPTPLLEGSPLRFAARYRPGRSRALLGGDFYDTVRTPDGTVHAMIGDVCGHGPDEAALGVELRIAWRALTLAGLCGDELLGTLQQVLEHERDDDEIFATLCTVDIAPDGRRAGLCLAGHPAPLVAVPGRPARLLPQENNGPALGLVPGARWPRMQVELGAAWSLMLYTDGLIEGRVGAGRNERLGQDGMVEMIRRQLGEGLSGEELLRAAVSEVRELNGGELTDDVAVVLLDRVP, from the coding sequence ATGCCCGCACCCGTACCGCGGCAGAGAGCGATCCCGGCCGCGGAGTGTGGTCAGGCGCAGGCCGTACCCGCACCAGGCGGCCCCTCCAATGACGTAGACCCGCCCCGGCGGGAAGCCGCCCGCAAGGACGAGACCGTGCGCGACACCGCGACGGCCGACCACGACACCGCGCACACCACGCTCACCCTGCTGCTGATCGAGGACGACCCCACGGCCGCGCCGATCGTCCCCGATCTGCTGGACTCGGACGGCAAGCGGATCCGCGTCCGCACCGCCCGCAACCTCACCGAGGCCGAGCGGCTGCTCACCGACGACGTGCACTGCATCCTGCTCGACCTGGCGCTGCCCGCGCCGGGCCGGGCCGCCAAGCCCGGCGAGACCGACGAGGAACTCGCCGTCCTGCGGCACGTCCTGCGACTCGCGCCCCGGCACGCCGTGCTCGCGCTCACCGCCTCCGGCGACGCCGAGCGCGGCGCCGAAGCCGTGCGCGTCGGCGCCCAGGACTATCTCTTCCGGGACGAGCTGGACGGCCGGCTGCTGAGCCGCGCGATCCGCTACGCCGTTGAGAGGAAACGTTCCGACACGGCCGAGCGGAGGCTCGCCGAGGGCAAGCTGCGCGCCCAGGAGAACGCCCGGCTGGAGCGCGGGCTGCTGCCCACGCCCCTCCTGGAGGGCTCCCCGCTGCGCTTCGCCGCCCGCTACCGCCCCGGCCGCTCGCGCGCGCTGCTCGGCGGTGACTTCTACGACACCGTCCGCACGCCCGACGGCACGGTCCACGCGATGATCGGCGACGTCTGCGGGCACGGCCCCGACGAGGCGGCGCTCGGCGTGGAGCTGCGCATCGCCTGGCGGGCGCTGACCCTGGCGGGGCTGTGCGGGGACGAACTGCTGGGGACGCTGCAGCAGGTGCTGGAGCACGAGCGGGACGACGACGAGATCTTCGCGACGCTGTGCACGGTGGACATCGCGCCGGACGGCCGGCGGGCCGGGCTGTGCCTGGCCGGGCATCCGGCACCGCTGGTCGCCGTGCCCGGACGGCCCGCGCGGCTGCTGCCGCAGGAGAACAACGGGCCCGCGCTGGGGCTGGTGCCCGGCGCTCGCTGGCCCCGGATGCAGGTGGAGCTGGGGGCGGCGTGGAGTCTGATGCTCTACACCGACGGGCTGATCGAGGGGCGGGTCGGTGCGGGGCGCAACGAGCGGCTCGGGCAGGACGGGATGGTGGAGATGATCCGTCGGCAGCTCGGTGAGGGGTTGAGCGGGGAGGAGCTGTTGCGGGCGGCGGTGAGTGAGGTGCGGGAGCTCAACGGGGGTGAGCTGACGGACGACGTCGCGGTTGTTCTGTTGGACCGGGTCCCGTAG
- a CDS encoding C40 family peptidase produces the protein MGPGKRGLFAVAVAVVCAVTVLGAPGAAFASPDRPSSPTPSPTATTAPDLTLPPSRDLEEVREKLETLYHDAAVATDAYNAAEEAAKKQSAEIVALAQKIVEGQERLAELKDRAGAAARSQYRTGGLPDEAQLMLSDDPSEFLDGAGRVLQGQRATKGLIAEVTRTQEDLEQYSADASAQWSKLEANRKAKAAAQKRIEKQITAAEKLESQLQKAEQERLAKLQEQADQKAQTAWLDTGILDEIDGKASAAGKKAIAYATAQIGKPYVWGAEGPDSFDCSGLTSEAWKSAGRSIPRTSQEQWKQLPHVPVEDMRPGDLIIYFGDASHVALYVGDGSIIHAPRPGRTVTLAGAGTMPILAVVRPDA, from the coding sequence ATGGGTCCGGGCAAGCGCGGCCTGTTCGCGGTCGCGGTGGCGGTCGTCTGCGCGGTGACCGTGCTGGGAGCACCCGGCGCGGCGTTCGCGAGCCCCGACCGCCCGAGCAGCCCCACGCCGTCCCCGACGGCGACGACCGCCCCCGATCTGACCCTCCCGCCCAGCAGGGACCTGGAAGAGGTCCGCGAGAAGCTGGAGACGCTCTACCACGACGCCGCGGTCGCCACCGACGCCTACAACGCGGCCGAGGAGGCGGCGAAGAAGCAGTCCGCCGAGATCGTCGCCCTCGCCCAGAAGATCGTCGAAGGCCAGGAGCGGCTCGCGGAGTTGAAGGACCGGGCCGGTGCCGCCGCCCGCTCCCAGTACCGCACGGGCGGACTGCCCGACGAGGCCCAGCTGATGCTGAGCGACGACCCGAGCGAGTTCCTCGACGGGGCCGGCCGGGTGCTCCAGGGCCAGCGCGCGACCAAGGGCCTGATCGCGGAAGTGACCCGCACCCAGGAGGACTTGGAGCAGTACTCCGCGGACGCCTCCGCGCAGTGGTCCAAGCTGGAGGCCAACCGCAAGGCCAAGGCGGCGGCCCAGAAGCGGATCGAGAAGCAGATCACGGCGGCCGAGAAGCTGGAGTCCCAGCTGCAGAAGGCCGAGCAGGAACGCCTCGCCAAGCTCCAGGAACAGGCCGACCAGAAGGCGCAGACCGCCTGGCTGGACACCGGCATCCTCGACGAGATCGACGGCAAGGCGAGCGCGGCGGGCAAGAAGGCCATCGCCTACGCGACCGCCCAGATCGGGAAGCCGTACGTGTGGGGCGCCGAGGGCCCGGACTCCTTCGACTGCTCCGGGCTGACCTCCGAGGCCTGGAAGAGCGCCGGGCGGTCGATCCCGCGGACCTCGCAGGAGCAGTGGAAGCAGCTCCCGCACGTGCCCGTCGAGGACATGCGCCCCGGCGACCTGATCATCTACTTCGGCGACGCGAGCCATGTGGCGCTCTATGTGGGCGACGGCTCGATCATCCACGCCCCGCGCCCCGGCCGCACCGTCACCCTCGCCGGGGCGGGGACGATGCCGATCCTCGCGGTGGTGCGACCGGACGCATGA
- a CDS encoding class I SAM-dependent methyltransferase — MRSSGGTPVVGTVTRGTTNPNRLRRMDRWIAATHGAELRRAEDPVAVDLGYGAAPWTAVELLGRLRRVAPRARVVGVEIEPARVAAAKPYEREGLAFRHGGFELPLPQRPHLVRAANVLRQYDEDQVAGVWERLCARLAPAGGVSAGGLLVEGTCDEIGRRHVWVALGPEGPRTVTFAARLGSLERPSDLAERLPKALIHRNVPGEPVHAFLRDFDRAWAAAAPYASYGARQRWIRAVRALTADWPVTDGPARWRQGEVTVGWRALAPVR, encoded by the coding sequence ATGCGTTCGAGCGGGGGGACCCCCGTCGTGGGCACCGTCACGCGCGGGACCACCAACCCCAACCGGCTGCGCCGCATGGACCGCTGGATCGCCGCGACGCACGGCGCCGAGCTGCGGCGGGCCGAGGACCCCGTGGCCGTCGACCTCGGGTACGGGGCGGCGCCCTGGACGGCCGTCGAACTGCTCGGCCGGCTGCGCCGCGTCGCGCCCCGCGCGCGGGTCGTGGGCGTCGAGATCGAACCCGCGCGGGTCGCCGCCGCGAAGCCGTACGAGCGCGAGGGGCTGGCCTTCCGGCACGGCGGGTTCGAGCTGCCCCTCCCGCAGCGGCCGCACCTGGTGCGCGCGGCCAACGTGCTGCGGCAGTACGACGAGGACCAGGTCGCGGGGGTCTGGGAGCGGCTGTGCGCCCGGCTCGCGCCGGCCGGCGGGGTCTCGGCGGGCGGGCTGCTCGTGGAGGGGACCTGCGACGAGATAGGGCGGCGGCACGTGTGGGTCGCGCTCGGGCCGGAGGGGCCGCGCACGGTCACCTTCGCGGCCCGGCTGGGGTCCCTGGAGCGGCCCTCGGATCTGGCGGAGCGGCTACCCAAGGCGCTGATCCACCGCAATGTGCCGGGTGAGCCGGTGCACGCGTTCCTGCGCGACTTCGACCGGGCCTGGGCCGCCGCGGCCCCCTACGCGTCGTACGGCGCCCGCCAGCGCTGGATCCGCGCGGTCCGCGCGCTCACGGCGGACTGGCCGGTGACGGACGGCCCGGCGCGCTGGAGGCAGGGCGAAGTGACGGTGGGCTGGCGGGCCTTGGCGCCGGTTCGCTGA
- the mshA gene encoding D-inositol-3-phosphate glycosyltransferase, whose translation MSHYASRLGRRSAATPPRLRLHRRPRRVAMLSVHTSPLHQPGTGDAGGMNVYIVELAQRLAAINIEVEIFTRATAAALPPKVEMAPGVLVRHIDAGPYEGLNKEDLPAQLCAFTHGVMQAWAGHRPGHYDLVHSHYWLSGHVGWLAAQRWGAPLVHAMHTMAKVKNANLADGDTPEPAARVIGETQIVDAADRLIANTAEEADELVRHYSADPGKVAVVHPGVNLDRFSPADGRAAARARLDLPQDALVPLFAGRIQPLKAPDILLRAVAALLDTRPDLRSRIVVPIVGGPSGSGLAKPEGLQKLAARLGIADVVRFRPPVGQEQLADWFRAASLLVVPSYSESFGLVAIEAQAAGTPVLAASVGGLPVAVRDGETGFLVQGHDPVAYARVLERFADTPELPARMGTAAAAHAQSFGWDTAAAATADVYTAATQAHRRHVRSPHG comes from the coding sequence GTGAGCCACTACGCCAGCAGGCTCGGGCGTCGCTCTGCGGCAACGCCCCCGCGGCTCAGGCTCCACCGCCGCCCCCGCCGTGTCGCGATGCTCTCCGTGCACACCTCACCGCTCCACCAGCCCGGCACCGGCGACGCCGGCGGCATGAACGTCTACATCGTGGAGCTCGCCCAGCGCCTCGCCGCGATCAACATCGAGGTGGAGATCTTCACGCGCGCGACCGCCGCCGCGCTCCCCCCGAAGGTGGAGATGGCCCCCGGCGTCCTCGTCCGCCACATCGACGCCGGCCCCTACGAGGGACTCAACAAGGAGGACCTCCCCGCCCAGCTCTGCGCCTTCACCCACGGCGTGATGCAGGCCTGGGCCGGCCACCGCCCCGGCCACTACGACCTCGTCCACTCCCACTACTGGCTCTCCGGCCACGTCGGCTGGCTCGCCGCCCAGCGCTGGGGCGCCCCCCTGGTGCACGCCATGCACACCATGGCCAAGGTCAAGAACGCCAACCTCGCCGACGGCGACACCCCCGAGCCCGCCGCCCGGGTCATCGGCGAGACCCAGATCGTCGACGCCGCCGACCGGCTCATCGCCAACACGGCGGAGGAGGCCGACGAACTCGTCCGGCACTACAGCGCCGACCCCGGCAAGGTCGCCGTCGTCCACCCGGGCGTCAACCTCGACCGCTTCTCCCCGGCCGACGGTCGCGCCGCCGCCCGGGCCCGCCTGGACCTCCCGCAGGACGCGCTGGTCCCCCTCTTCGCGGGCCGCATCCAGCCCCTGAAGGCCCCGGACATCCTCCTGCGCGCCGTCGCCGCCCTCCTCGACACCCGCCCCGACCTGCGCTCCCGGATCGTCGTACCGATCGTCGGCGGCCCCAGCGGCAGCGGCCTCGCCAAGCCGGAGGGCCTGCAGAAACTGGCCGCCCGTCTCGGTATCGCGGACGTCGTGCGCTTCCGTCCGCCGGTCGGCCAGGAGCAGCTCGCGGACTGGTTCCGGGCCGCCTCCCTCCTCGTCGTGCCCTCCTACAGCGAATCCTTCGGCCTGGTCGCCATAGAGGCCCAGGCGGCGGGCACCCCCGTCCTCGCGGCCTCGGTCGGCGGCCTCCCCGTGGCCGTGCGCGACGGCGAGACCGGCTTCCTGGTCCAGGGCCACGACCCGGTCGCGTACGCGCGCGTGCTGGAACGCTTCGCCGACACCCCCGAACTGCCCGCCCGCATGGGCACGGCCGCCGCCGCCCACGCCCAGTCCTTCGGCTGGGACACGGCCGCGGCCGCCACCGCCGACGTCTACACGGCGGCGACCCAGGCCCACCGCCGTCACGTACGCTCCCCCCATGGGTGA
- a CDS encoding YbjN domain-containing protein: protein MGDAQKSAAQVIEAYAEDAELEWESPRPGSYVIQLPGTRKLKTTVSFLVGRHSLSLNAFVIRHPDENEPGVHRWLLERNLKLYGVSYAVDQLGDVYVTARLPLSSVTPDEVDRLLGQVLEAADGAFNTLLELGFASAIRREYAWRVSRGEPTRNLDAFAHLTQRPAD, encoded by the coding sequence ATGGGTGACGCTCAGAAGAGTGCGGCGCAGGTCATCGAGGCGTACGCGGAGGACGCGGAGCTGGAGTGGGAGAGCCCCCGCCCCGGCTCCTACGTCATCCAGCTCCCCGGCACCCGCAAGCTGAAGACGACGGTCTCCTTCCTGGTCGGCCGGCACTCGCTCTCCCTCAACGCGTTCGTCATCCGCCACCCCGACGAGAACGAGCCCGGCGTCCACCGCTGGCTCCTGGAACGCAATCTCAAGCTGTACGGCGTGAGTTACGCCGTCGACCAGCTGGGCGACGTCTACGTCACCGCCCGGCTGCCCCTGTCGTCGGTGACCCCGGACGAGGTGGACCGGCTGCTCGGCCAGGTCCTGGAGGCGGCGGACGGCGCCTTCAACACCCTGCTGGAGCTGGGTTTCGCCTCAGCGATCCGCAGGGAGTACGCCTGGCGCGTCTCCCGGGGCGAGCCGACCCGCAACCTGGACGCCTTCGCGCATCTGACGCAGCGGCCGGCCGACTGA